From the genome of Aliarcobacter lanthieri:
TCATTTATAATAATTTCAAAAAGTTCACTTAAAACTACAGATTTTACACCTCTTTTATCTTTAATAAATGTTTCATTTATGATTTTCTCATTACAGAAATTTAAGTGGTTATTTTCCATAAAAAATAGCATAAGTTCTATTTTTTTATTATTTAATGTTTTGGTTTGTTTGTGTAACATATATAAAATTATATTTGCAACTTTTGTCATATCTATCATTTAAAATCCTTAATTACCATAAGCTTGTATTAAAATATCTCTATATTCATTTAGTTTTTTCATATTTTCATCATTACCACCATTTACATCTGGGTGATATTTCTTTGCTAATTCCTTATATCTTTTTTTTATCTCTTCTTTTGTTGGAGTTGAAGAAAAACCAAAAAAATCTTTTGCTTCGTCTAGTTTTGAACTTTGTGTATAAAAATTGCCTTGAAAGTTACTATTATTAAAGCTATTAAAATCAAAATTTTTAAATTCATTGTAGTTAAAACCTTGATTAGAAAAAGATGAGCTATCAAATTTAAACTCATAATGTTGAGCTTTTTTTAGTAATTGTTTTTTTATGTAATATACTAAAATAGCAATTACAAGTATAAATCCACCTATAATCATTAAAAATGTTCCAAAGTTTGTGAATATTAAGTATAAAATTCCAAAAAATATTATTAGTCTTATTAATGAGGCTAAAAAGTCCATAAAAATTACCTTTAAATAAATTTCGGTATTATACAAAAAGAAAATTAATCGTATATTT
Proteins encoded in this window:
- a CDS encoding J domain-containing protein codes for the protein MDFLASLIRLIIFFGILYLIFTNFGTFLMIIGGFILVIAILVYYIKKQLLKKAQHYEFKFDSSSFSNQGFNYNEFKNFDFNSFNNSNFQGNFYTQSSKLDEAKDFFGFSSTPTKEEIKKRYKELAKKYHPDVNGGNDENMKKLNEYRDILIQAYGN